One Intestinimonas butyriciproducens genomic window, AACAACGGCAATATGCTCACTGAGAGTCAGAGAGCAAACGTAGCGCCGCCAGAAACGATAGCCATGATTTCCAATGATCCCAACCAGTCTGTTATCGAAGCTAGTATTGATTCATATTGCTGTGATACAGCCTGTTGGTATGCTTGAGTCGAGCATATGTGAATGGCAATTTAAACGACGCAGATAGTTTGCATCATTAGTACGGTGGGTGCGGGAATACAACGAACATAGATAGATTTACTGCCTTGGCATAGCCGCCGGAATCATTGTGATTCCGGCGGCTATGCCATTTAGTGAGGGAAATTTTTCTCCGGCCGTCATAGACATGGACAACCCCACATAGAATGGAGCATCACACAGAAGAAGGGAGCTGGAAAAGGTGCGGGCTCCGGAAGAGGCATATGCGGTCGAGCGGTTTGAACAGGCGGCGGCGCTGCTACCGCATGAACTCAGACAAGGGGTGCAGAGGCTTTCGACAGCAGAGAAGGCCAGAGCAGAAGAGTTTCGGCTTCGGGCGGGCAGACCGCCGATGGTTGCAGATCCGACGGGGGAACGGACGGTACCGGGCTGCGGTCAATGCCCGATCACCGCCGCCGATCTGACGGGAGTACTGGAGGTTGCCAGTCAGGCGTCGACACATACGGTATTGGACCGGGTAAAAAGCGGCTTTGTTACTGTCCGGGGCGGATATCGGGTGGGTCTATGTGGAAGTGCGGTGATGAAGGATGGAGAAGTATGCAATGTAAAACAGATCTCTTCGCTTGCCATCCGGATCGCCCGGGAGGTCCCGGGGGCGGGAGCTGAGGTCTTGCCGCAGTTGTGGGAGGCAGGCACCCTGCAGAGTACGCTCCTTCTCTCGCCGCCCGGCGGAGGGAAGACGACTCTCCTGCGGGATTTGATTCGCCGCATTTCCGACGGTGTTGGAGGGCCGCCCCTTCGAGTGGGGGTGGTCGACGAGCGTGGGGAGCTTGCCGCCATGTATAACGGCGTCCCAATGACACAAGTGGGGATAAGAACGGATGTGATGGACGGGTGCCCCAAGGCGGCAGGTCTGATGATGCTGCTGCGCGGGATGAACCCTCAGGTCCTGGCGGCGGATGAGATCACGGCGCCGGAGGATGTGGAGGCGCTGGAGCAGGCAGCCGGCTGTGGAGTCGCCCTCTTGTGCAGCGCGCACGGGGGGACGCCGGACGACCTGCGGCGGCGTCCTCTGTACCGCCGGCTTCTGGCAGGCGGTATCTTTCGCCAGGCGGTTCTCATCGAGCTGCGCGGGGGCAGGCGGAACTACCGAGTAGTGCCGCTGGAGGAGGGGTTGAGATGATCCGGTGGATTGGAGCGCTCCTCCTGATGGCGGGCGCGGCAGGTCTGGGCTTAGGCGCGGCGGCACAGCTTCGGACAAGAGTGGCCAGTCTGCGCTCCCTGGTGGGGGCCCTGGGTCAACTGGAGAGGGAGCTTACGTTTCGCCTTACGCCGATGCCGGAGCTGATGGAGCGGCTGGCACGGCAGTCACAGGGGCCGGCGGCCTATCTGTTCGCACACTGCAGGGACCACCTCTGGGAGCTGGGCGAAAAGAGCTTTGGCCAGCTATGGAGAGAGGCGCTGGACGGCGAACCTGACCTCCTACTGGACGAACGGGAAAGTCAGATCCTGCTCGAGTTGGGCGAAGTATTGGGGAGATATGACGTGGAAGGACAGAGCGGGGCCCTGCGGAATTCGGTGCTGGAGCTGGGGCGATGTCTCGCCGGGGCGGAAGAAGAGCAGCGGAGGCTGGGAAGGGTCTACACCACGCTGGGACTGGGCTCCGGGGCCATGCTGGTTATTCTGTTGTTATGACTGATATCAATGCGGGG contains:
- a CDS encoding stage III sporulation protein AB; the encoded protein is MRAPEEAYAVERFEQAAALLPHELRQGVQRLSTAEKARAEEFRLRAGRPPMVADPTGERTVPGCGQCPITAADLTGVLEVASQASTHTVLDRVKSGFVTVRGGYRVGLCGSAVMKDGEVCNVKQISSLAIRIAREVPGAGAEVLPQLWEAGTLQSTLLLSPPGGGKTTLLRDLIRRISDGVGGPPLRVGVVDERGELAAMYNGVPMTQVGIRTDVMDGCPKAAGLMMLLRGMNPQVLAADEITAPEDVEALEQAAGCGVALLCSAHGGTPDDLRRRPLYRRLLAGGIFRQAVLIELRGGRRNYRVVPLEEGLR
- a CDS encoding stage III sporulation protein AB, yielding MIRWIGALLLMAGAAGLGLGAAAQLRTRVASLRSLVGALGQLERELTFRLTPMPELMERLARQSQGPAAYLFAHCRDHLWELGEKSFGQLWREALDGEPDLLLDERESQILLELGEVLGRYDVEGQSGALRNSVLELGRCLAGAEEEQRRLGRVYTTLGLGSGAMLVILLL